A window from Streptomyces sp. NBC_00271 encodes these proteins:
- a CDS encoding NUDIX domain-containing protein — translation MIECVRAVLLTPAGRLLLIRRTWPGATPYRVFPGGHVEPDDQGLRAALVREIREETGAEPQITGLLHVLADAHQRQYFYLARIGSWSEADRTGPEFADPDRGEYRLEEVPLSVRALDALSLEPEEIAALLRAAVTAGTDLAALADPAR, via the coding sequence GTGATCGAGTGTGTCCGGGCGGTACTGCTCACGCCCGCCGGCCGGCTGCTGCTGATCCGCCGCACCTGGCCGGGCGCCACGCCCTACCGGGTGTTTCCCGGCGGGCACGTCGAACCGGACGATCAGGGCCTGCGCGCGGCCCTGGTCCGTGAGATACGCGAAGAGACCGGCGCCGAGCCGCAGATCACGGGCCTGCTGCACGTACTGGCCGACGCACACCAGCGGCAGTATTTCTACCTGGCCCGCATCGGGTCCTGGTCCGAGGCGGACCGCACCGGTCCGGAGTTCGCCGACCCGGACCGCGGCGAGTACCGGCTCGAGGAAGTCCCGCTGAGCGTCCGGGCGCTCGACGCCCTCAGCCTGGAGCCGGAGGAGATCGCCGCACTGCTGCGCGCCGCGGTGACGGCCGGGACCGATCTGGCCGCCCTGGCGGATCCGGCACGGTGA
- a CDS encoding RNA-guided endonuclease InsQ/TnpB family protein, with amino-acid sequence MIRAYKFLLYPTMRQTQALGEMLRDHCSLYNGALEERRSAYRHASRTTVRYGQQSGQLKDIRAFDPERQGRWSFSSQQTTLRRLDKAFTAFFRRIKSGEAPGYPRFRGVRRFDTVDFPKDGDGCRWDSTPHDPQTRVRFQGVGHVKVKQHRPVAGKVKTVSVKREGRRWYVILTADQAPPEPLPATGAVVGIDLGIASFLTTSDGRHVDNPRHSRNAAKKLEAAQQALARSKRGSKRRRKAVERVATLHRKVRRQRLDHAHKTALGLVRDNDLIAHEDLKIRNMSKAPEPRPNGDGTYAPNGAAAKAGLNRSIADAGWGVFLAILAAKAEGAGREVIAVDPRNTSRTCPDCGHVAKENRPTQEKFHCQACGHTAHADVVGASNVLRAGLARRQAQPA; translated from the coding sequence TTGATCCGCGCGTACAAGTTCCTTCTGTATCCGACCATGCGTCAGACCCAGGCGTTGGGCGAGATGCTGCGGGATCACTGCTCCCTCTACAACGGGGCGCTTGAAGAGAGGCGGTCCGCGTACCGGCACGCGTCGAGGACGACCGTGCGCTACGGCCAGCAGTCCGGACAGCTCAAGGACATTCGGGCGTTCGATCCGGAGCGTCAGGGCCGGTGGTCTTTCTCCTCGCAGCAGACGACGTTGCGCCGCCTGGACAAGGCGTTCACCGCGTTCTTCCGCCGCATCAAGTCCGGTGAGGCTCCCGGCTACCCCAGGTTCCGGGGTGTGCGCCGGTTCGACACGGTGGACTTCCCCAAGGACGGGGACGGCTGCCGGTGGGACTCCACGCCGCACGATCCGCAGACCCGTGTCCGCTTCCAGGGCGTCGGGCACGTCAAGGTCAAGCAGCACCGGCCGGTGGCCGGGAAGGTCAAGACCGTTTCCGTCAAGCGTGAAGGGCGCCGCTGGTACGTGATCCTCACGGCCGACCAGGCACCGCCCGAACCGCTCCCCGCGACCGGAGCCGTGGTCGGTATCGATCTGGGGATCGCCTCGTTTCTGACCACCTCCGACGGCCGGCACGTCGACAACCCGCGCCACAGCCGCAACGCCGCGAAAAAGCTGGAGGCAGCGCAACAGGCCCTCGCCCGCAGCAAGCGCGGGTCGAAGCGACGACGCAAGGCCGTGGAACGCGTCGCCACCCTGCACCGCAAGGTGCGCCGCCAACGCCTCGACCACGCACACAAGACCGCGCTCGGTCTCGTCCGCGACAACGATCTGATCGCGCACGAAGACCTCAAGATCCGCAACATGAGCAAGGCCCCCGAGCCGCGCCCGAACGGGGACGGAACCTACGCCCCGAACGGAGCCGCGGCGAAGGCCGGACTCAACCGAAGCATCGCCGACGCCGGGTGGGGGGTGTTCCTCGCGATCCTGGCCGCCAAGGCGGAAGGTGCCGGACGGGAAGTGATCGCCGTGGATCCCCGCAACACCTCCCGCACCTGCCCCGACTGCGGGCACGTCGCCAAGGAGAACCGGCCTACCCAGGAAAAGTTCCACTGCCAGGCCTGCGGCCACACCGCACACGCCGACGTCGTAGGGGCTTCCAACGTACTGCGGGCCGGGCTGGCCCGTCGTCAAGCCCAACCAGCTTGA
- a CDS encoding DHA2 family efflux MFS transporter permease subunit, whose translation MSTVNPPSPGGDTRRVVFWAILTTSLASFMAGLDNLVIITALPTIREKLGGSLTDLEWTVNAYTLSFAVLMMFGAALGDRFGRRKVFSLGLLLFTAASAAAALAPGINELVAARAVQGVGAAIIMPLSVTLLTAAVPAEKRGAALGIWGAVNGLSIAAGPLVGGAIVEHLSWQWIFWLNVPIGLALAPLSFRKLAESRIAHSRLDAVGTALASLGLFGIVLGLIKGHGDGWTSPQVLGALIGGTAVMALFVVWENRTEHPMVPMRMFRNRAFTAINLAGALMSVGMFGAIFLMTQFLQNIQGYTAMQAGVRLLAWTAMPMVVAPIGGMVSDRIGGKPVVTLGLAMMTAGMVYWAFVLKPDVSYAAQLPSLMICGAGMALFYAPLMNLTMGSVAEHEQGIASGVTAATREVGAALGVALLASIFSANGGYASPRNFVDGLVPAMWVGAAAVALATFAMLGAPSRRRAAVSAPVAQAAPAQESAPAPLH comes from the coding sequence ATGAGCACCGTCAACCCCCCATCCCCGGGCGGTGACACCAGGAGGGTGGTCTTCTGGGCCATCCTCACCACCAGCCTCGCCTCGTTCATGGCGGGACTGGACAACCTCGTCATCATCACGGCGCTGCCCACCATCCGGGAGAAACTCGGCGGCAGCCTCACCGACCTGGAATGGACGGTCAACGCCTACACCCTGTCCTTCGCGGTCCTGATGATGTTCGGCGCCGCCCTCGGCGACCGTTTCGGCCGCCGCAAGGTCTTCAGCCTGGGCCTGCTGCTGTTCACCGCCGCCTCCGCGGCCGCCGCCCTCGCCCCCGGCATCAACGAACTCGTCGCCGCCCGCGCCGTCCAGGGCGTCGGCGCGGCCATCATCATGCCGCTGTCGGTGACCCTGCTGACCGCCGCCGTGCCCGCCGAGAAACGCGGCGCGGCCCTGGGCATCTGGGGCGCCGTCAACGGACTGTCCATCGCGGCCGGCCCGTTGGTGGGCGGCGCCATCGTCGAGCACCTGTCCTGGCAGTGGATCTTCTGGCTGAACGTGCCGATCGGCCTGGCGCTTGCCCCGCTGTCCTTCCGCAAGCTCGCCGAGAGCCGCATCGCCCACTCCCGCCTGGACGCCGTCGGCACCGCCCTGGCCAGCCTGGGCCTGTTCGGCATCGTGCTGGGCCTCATCAAGGGCCACGGAGACGGCTGGACATCCCCCCAGGTCCTGGGCGCACTGATCGGCGGCACCGCCGTGATGGCCCTGTTCGTGGTGTGGGAGAACCGCACCGAACACCCGATGGTGCCGATGCGGATGTTCCGCAACCGCGCCTTCACCGCGATCAACCTGGCCGGCGCCCTCATGTCGGTCGGCATGTTCGGCGCGATCTTCCTGATGACCCAGTTCCTGCAGAACATCCAGGGCTACACCGCCATGCAGGCCGGCGTACGGCTGCTGGCCTGGACCGCCATGCCGATGGTGGTCGCCCCCATCGGCGGCATGGTCTCCGACCGCATCGGCGGCAAACCCGTGGTCACCCTCGGCCTCGCCATGATGACCGCCGGCATGGTCTATTGGGCGTTCGTCCTCAAGCCGGACGTCTCCTACGCCGCCCAGCTGCCCTCCCTGATGATCTGCGGCGCCGGCATGGCCCTGTTCTACGCCCCGCTGATGAACCTCACCATGGGCTCGGTCGCCGAACACGAACAGGGCATCGCCTCCGGCGTCACCGCCGCCACCCGCGAGGTCGGCGCCGCCCTCGGCGTGGCCCTGCTCGCCTCCATCTTCAGTGCCAACGGCGGCTACGCCTCACCGCGCAACTTCGTCGACGGCCTGGTGCCCGCGATGTGGGTGGGCGCCGCCGCGGTGGCCCTCGCCACCTTCGCCATGCTGGGGGCGCCCTCCCGCCGGCGGGCCGCCGTGAGCGCCCCCGTCGCGCAGGCCGCCCCCGCGCAGGAGAGCGCACCGGCCCCCCTGCACTGA
- a CDS encoding dTDP-4-dehydrorhamnose 3,5-epimerase family protein gives MAIEEMKVRDAFRITPSQLPDNRGLFFEAWRLGGLTAAGGQPFTVRQVNFSVSRRNTLRGIHGTTLPPGQAKLVTCVRGAALDVVVDLRVGSPTFGMFDTTLQEARSGIGVYLADGLGHAFLALSDDTCMNYLCSEEYVPGTMVDIQALDPDIGIPWNTTGQLIRSDKDTHAPSLSEAAARGLLPTYEQALASYQPAAPAGPRP, from the coding sequence ATGGCCATTGAGGAGATGAAGGTCCGCGACGCCTTCCGGATCACACCGTCGCAACTGCCGGACAACCGGGGCCTGTTCTTCGAGGCCTGGCGGCTGGGCGGCCTGACCGCGGCCGGCGGCCAGCCGTTCACCGTCCGGCAGGTCAACTTCTCCGTCTCCCGGCGCAACACACTGCGCGGCATCCACGGCACCACGCTGCCGCCGGGCCAGGCGAAGCTGGTGACCTGCGTGCGCGGCGCCGCCCTGGACGTGGTCGTCGACCTGCGCGTCGGCTCCCCGACGTTCGGCATGTTCGACACCACCCTGCAGGAAGCTCGCTCCGGCATCGGCGTCTACCTCGCCGACGGCCTCGGCCACGCCTTCCTCGCCCTGAGCGACGACACCTGCATGAACTACCTGTGCTCCGAGGAGTACGTGCCCGGCACCATGGTCGACATCCAGGCCCTCGACCCCGACATCGGCATCCCCTGGAACACCACCGGACAACTCATCCGCTCCGACAAGGACACCCACGCCCCCAGCCTCTCCGAGGCCGCCGCCCGCGGCCTGCTGCCCACCTACGAACAGGCCCTCGCCTCCTACCAGCCCGCGGCCCCCGCCGGCCCCCGCCCGTAA